The genomic region GGATGCGTAGCTAGTCCGTAGCTCTAAAACTCAAAGGTTAAACAGTCATTTGGGAGACAGTGCCTAAGAGAATAGTACCGACCACTAACATTGTCGAAGCTAACTTTACCGGAGAAATCCGAGGGGGAGTAATCCCCAAATTAAACGCCTCACCGAGGCGGGTCTGGAAAGAACAATGTCGGTAGCCGAAATCCTGTAATGCCAACAGGTATGACAAATGACAAAGGATAACTAAAAATGACTTACTATCGTCGCCGCCTTTCCCCAATTAAGCCAACCGATCCCATCGACTACAAGGATGTCGATCTGTTACGCAAATTTATTACGGAGCGGGGCAAGATTTTGCCGCGCCGGATCACGGGTTTGACGGCTAAACAACAAAGAGACCTGACCATAGCCATTAAGCGGGCTCGCATAGTGGCGTTGTTACCCTTTATTAACCAAGAAGGGTAAGCAGATTTTGGATTTTGGATTTTGGATTTTAGATTATTCGGCTATAGCTAAGTTCCAAAGTATTTGCTACTAATGCAGCTATCCCCAAATCCAAAATCTAAAATCTAAAATCTAAAATCTAAAATCTCAAGACTGGGATATCAACAGATTGTGGAAAAAGGAAAGCTGGTCGAAGTTCGGCTACATGGAGAGCGGCGGTTGGTCGTTACAGAACGTCCAGAGGGGAAAACAAAGTGGGTCGTGCTAGATGAGCGCGGTCAATCTTATACCGTCAATCCCCAGCAAATCAGTTATGAAGTAACAGGTCAAAGTTACCTGCAAAAAGAAATATCTAAGTTCCGTCAGGAAGTAGAGCCGTATCTCGACCCTTCCAGTCTAGAAGTAGCTTGGGAAATATTGGTTGAGGACGGTACTAATAGCACCAACGTAGCCGAGATGGCGATGTTGCTGTTTTCGGAGAAAAGTCCGGCTCAGTGCTACGCGGCGTACTACTTGCTGTCGGAAGACAAGCTTTATTTCAAACAAAAGGGAGACCGCTACGAGCCCCGCTCTCGCACTTTGGTTGAGGAACTGAAACATCAGTGGGAAGTGGCGAGTCAGCGCAAACGAGAGTCTGAAGAATTTTGGGCTCGCGTGCAGCAAGGGCTGGCTGGGGAGTCGGTGGAATGGCACAGTAGCGATCGCACTCGTTTGGACGCTTTAGAACGGTTTGCAGCGCTGGGAGAAGAAGCTACAGGACGTGCTTTAGCCCAAGAAACCCTGGCAGCTTTGGAGCGATCCGGTACTCCTCAAGCAGCTTTCGATCTGTTGGTGCAGCTGGGCTTGTGGAGTACACACGAGAACCTGTTTCTGCGGCGCAGCCAGATCCCAATTCACTTTTCTACTAAGGTGCTAGAAGTGGCTCAGCAGCGTATAGAGTTTCTACCCGCAGATCCAGACTTAAATCGCCTGGATTTGACTCATCTGAAGGTTTACACCGTTGACGACGAAAGTACTCGCGAAATCGATGATGGGTTGAGTTGGGAGAAACTTGAAGATGAGCGCGGACGGCTTTGGGTTCACATTGCCGATCCCAGCCGTTGGCTGACACCAGGGGATGAATTAGATATGGAGGCTCGCCGTCGCAGTACTACCTTGTATTTGCCGACAGGCCCGATCCCGATGTTCCCCACAGAACTAGCCACGGGGCCAATGAGTCTGATCCAGGGAAAAATCTGTACCGCCCTCAGCTTCGGGATTGTATTGGATGAAGTTGGAGCGGTGCAAGAGTACAGCATCCATGCCAGCATTATCAAGCCGACTTATCGCCTGACTTACGAAGATGTGGATGAAATGCTGGAACTGGGCGTTCCGGCAGAACCAGAATTGGCGGCGCTTCACCTTAAGGCGCAACTGCGACAATCGTGGCGGCGTTCTCAAGGTGCGATCGGCATCCACCTGCCAGAAGGGTTGATTAAAGTTGAGGATGACGAGATCTACATCCAAGTTTTAGAAGACTCGTCATCGCGCCAGATGGTAGCAGAAATGATGATTTTGGCTGGCGAAGTAGCAGCTCGTTACGGTCAAACCCACCAAATCGCTTTACCCTTTCGCGGTCAGCCCCAACCAGAACTACCTTCGGAAGAGGAATTACTGCAACTTCCGGCTGGGTGGGTGAGATCGGCAGCAGTACGTCGGTGTATGCCCCGCAGCGAAATGAGCATCACTCCGGCTCGCCATGCGAGTCTGGGCTTGGATACTTACACTCAGGCGACTTCTCCGATTCGTCGCTACAC from Argonema galeatum A003/A1 harbors:
- a CDS encoding ribonuclease catalytic domain-containing protein produces the protein MEKGKLVEVRLHGERRLVVTERPEGKTKWVVLDERGQSYTVNPQQISYEVTGQSYLQKEISKFRQEVEPYLDPSSLEVAWEILVEDGTNSTNVAEMAMLLFSEKSPAQCYAAYYLLSEDKLYFKQKGDRYEPRSRTLVEELKHQWEVASQRKRESEEFWARVQQGLAGESVEWHSSDRTRLDALERFAALGEEATGRALAQETLAALERSGTPQAAFDLLVQLGLWSTHENLFLRRSQIPIHFSTKVLEVAQQRIEFLPADPDLNRLDLTHLKVYTVDDESTREIDDGLSWEKLEDERGRLWVHIADPSRWLTPGDELDMEARRRSTTLYLPTGPIPMFPTELATGPMSLIQGKICTALSFGIVLDEVGAVQEYSIHASIIKPTYRLTYEDVDEMLELGVPAEPELAALHLKAQLRQSWRRSQGAIGIHLPEGLIKVEDDEIYIQVLEDSSSRQMVAEMMILAGEVAARYGQTHQIALPFRGQPQPELPSEEELLQLPAGWVRSAAVRRCMPRSEMSITPARHASLGLDTYTQATSPIRRYTDLLTHFQIKAHLRGDRLPFSADELREVMMSVTAVSQEASLVERQTHRYWALEYLRRHSDRVWQALLLRWLREDDRLGLILLEDLGLELPMGFRRSVFLGDRLEVRVSHVDPRQDAIKFQEVVDRQAQTAAT
- the rpsR gene encoding 30S ribosomal protein S18 yields the protein MTYYRRRLSPIKPTDPIDYKDVDLLRKFITERGKILPRRITGLTAKQQRDLTIAIKRARIVALLPFINQEG